The DNA region ATATGAGTAAGTGTTTAGGAATATGGTTTAAAAAATTATTTTTTTTCATTCATATCTCACCTCTTGTTTAAACATTCCAGAGATCCAGAAGTTTAGAAGACTTAACAATGCGACAATTAGAAATACAATTATGGATATGGTGGCTGCAAGTCCGTAATCTTGCCCTCTTCCTCCTTCAAAGGCAAGTTTATAAGTATAGGAGATTAAGATATCAGTTGTACCTGCTACCGATGATATATCAGCCATAGGGGGTTTTCCACCTGTAAGAAGATATATCACATTAAAATTATTAAAATTGAAGGCAAAAGTACCAACAATAAGTGGTCCAATGGCAGTAAGTAATAAGGGTAGGGTTATGGTTTTAAGTTGTTGGAAATAACTTGCTCCATCTACTTTTGCAGCTTCATATAACTCTTCAGGAATACTTTGAAGAGATCCAAGACATACGGTCATAGCATAAGGATATCCTAACCAAAGGTTAACTACAAAGAGAGCAAGTCTTGCCCACTTAGTCTCCAAAAACCATGGTATTTTTACCCCAAAAATAGAAAGAAGTATTCTGTTTACTACTCCTACCTCTGTATTCAAAAGACCAACCCAAATAAGTAAAGAAATAAAAGAAGGAATAGCCCATGGTACTATGAGAAGGGTACGATATATACCTTTAAATTCTAAGTTTTTGTCATTCATAAGTAGGGCTAAAAAGAGTCCAAAGGCAAAGTTAATAAAGGTAGTCAAAGTTGCCCATAATACGTTCCAGATAAAAACTCTTAAAAATGGTTTTGAAACCCTTTCATCCTTAAAAAGTCTTATAAAATTCTCTATCCCCACATTTGTGACAAAACCTGGCAAAATTTCTTGCCCATTAGGTCTTACAAAAAATCCATTCTTAGGAATTAGTTTTTCTCCTGTGAGATTGTCTATTAAAACATCTTCTGTTGATATATACTTATATCTTTGTCTATAAATGGAAAATGTGTTTAAGTCTGACATTTGTAAAAAGGTATCATTCTCAAGTTCTATTTTGATATTTTGTAGTTTTGAGATTTCTCCATATTTTTGAGTTTGAGGAACAATTTTGTAGTTAGAATACTCCTTAGGAAAATCTCCTTCTCCTATTTTGATAAGTTTTTTATCTTCAATCTTGTAGATATTTTTGCTTTTATCTCGAAAAAGGAGTAATATTTCCCCAGTTTTTGCCTTATAGATCTCATACTCAAAGTTCTGAGTATTTTCTGGCAAGAAAGTTTCCTTTTCCAACTGTTCTATTACTTGGGTTTTTGTAAGAATATGACCTGTTCCATAGTTTGTAAAAGCGATCTGGATTGTATATATTATAGGATAAATCATGAACATAAACATGAGTAAGAAAGATGGTACTATGTATCTCCAGGGATAGCTTTTAGGATGAACAATTAAGAGAGCAAATAAAAATACTACGAGAAAGAAAATTAAACCCCAAACAAAGCCTGCAATTATGCTTAGAATATAGCTGAAAAATGTTCCAATTGCTACTATAATTCCAGCATATATTATGGGAAGAAAAGGCATAAGAAGGTTCATACATTCCCTCCTTTTTCAAAGGGGGAGAGAGTTTCTGCTCTCTCCCCCTAATTTTTTACTTTCTTGCCTTTAAGATAGCATCCTTAATTTGTGCTACAGCTTCCTTAAGAGCTACATCAGGAGCTTTCTTCCCAGATGTGATCAAAGTTAGAGTATCTCCCATATAGCTCCATACAGGACCCATTTCAGGAATATTCGGCATAGGAATCCCGTCAGCTGCGCTGGCTCCAAAGGCTTTTATATCAGGATTTGAAGAAACCACTTTATATGCGTCTTTTCTTGCAAGGATTCTGGGATCAGTCTCGAATAATTTAAGTTCTAATTCTTTTGTGGCGAGAACTTCAAGGGCAAAGGTTTTTAAAATAGCAATATTGGGTGATCTTGAGTTTATCATAAAGCCTTGTACTCCTACAAAAGGTCTCATGGGTTTTCCATCTATCTTGGGAAGTTTGGCAACACCATAGTTAATATTTGCCTTTTTAATATTATCAATCTCCCATGGACCATTTATCATCATACCCAATTTTCCTTCTGAGAACAAACTTGTAGTGGTTTGGTAATCTACACCTTGTTTTAAGATACCTTCTTTAAATAAATTCACAAGTTTTTCTACTCCTTTTATGGCTCCTTCATTGGCAAGCCCGATATCTAATGGATCGAGCCCATTAGGTGTTTCTTTGAATACATAACCACCTAAAGCAGAAAAGAATGGAAAGCTGAAGTAGAAATTGTTGTAATCATAGAGGAATCCATAGATTCCTCCTTTTGTAAGATTCTTAGCTGTTCTTACTAATGACTCATAGGTGGTTGGAGGGTTAGGAACTAAGTTTTTGTTGTATATTAAGGCTACTGCTTCCATAGAGTAGGGGATACCATATAGTTTTCCACCATAGGACATAGCTTGTAGAGTGACAGGTGTAAATTGATCTAAGATACTCTTGGGTAGGAAATCGATAGGAAGGAGTAATCCGTTAACTGCTAATTCTCCAATCCAATCGTGGGCTCCAACAATTATATCTGGCCCCTCTCCTGTAGGAGCTGATGTAATAAATTTTGGCTTTATGTCACTGAAACTTACTTCGCTAACTTCTACTGGAATGCCATATTTGGTGCTAAAGTTTTTTACAAACTCTCTTAGTCCTTTTACTTGTGCTTCTGAAGTCCATATGGTGATTTTTCCGGGCACAGCAGCTTTAGAAAGAGAGAAAACCATCATTAGTAAGAGCACTAAAATTAAAACTTTTTTCATAAAACTTTACCCCCTTTAATTTTTAATTTTAAAATTTAAAGAGATATGATTTTTATGTTATTTCCTCTCTTTCACCTCCTTACCTAACTCGTGTTAATTAAATTATATCACAAATTAAAATTTCTTTAAAGATATAAGAGAAAATTTTTTGTGATATAATTTTTCTTGTTTAATGGATATATTTTAGGAAGGAGAGGTAGAAAAGTATGAGGTTAAAAATAAACGTTTTTGATGTTGTAGTGTTTCTTGTTATTCTACTTGGAATTCTTGGTTTTTTCTTAGTAAGAGAGGGTAAAACTCCTCTTGCAAGGGTTCAGGGGGTTGAGAAAGAAATAGAAATAGATATGATAGTGAGAAATTTGCCTCTTAATGATAAAGAGGTTATAAAGCCAGGTGATAAAGCCTTTATAAGAATTAAAAATCAACCTTTTGCTTGGGTTACTGTTAAAGATGTAAAAATTTATGAGAAAAAAATGCTTATTCCTAATTTTAATGGTACTTATACTTTCATAGAAGATGTTAACAATCCTTTTAACGTGGATATGCTTATAACTTTTACTTCAAAAGGGTATATTACTGAGGATGGTGTGGTTCTTGGAGTAAAGGTAAAGGTAGGTATGCCTATTAGTATTGAGAGCTATAAACTTGATGTAAATGGAGTTATCTCTGCATTAAGGTATTAATTTATGGATAGGTTAATGCAGGTTTGGAAAGAGAGTTTAATATTTAAGGTTCTAAATTTATTAGAAGATAAGATAAAAACCAAGCTTGAGCCTATTATTTCTACATCCTTCTTTTTTCCTTTCTTTCATCTGGTTTTAGAATATTATCTTTA from Dictyoglomus turgidum DSM 6724 includes:
- the malF gene encoding maltose ABC transporter permease MalF, with product MNLLMPFLPIIYAGIIVAIGTFFSYILSIIAGFVWGLIFFLVVFLFALLIVHPKSYPWRYIVPSFLLMFMFMIYPIIYTIQIAFTNYGTGHILTKTQVIEQLEKETFLPENTQNFEYEIYKAKTGEILLLFRDKSKNIYKIEDKKLIKIGEGDFPKEYSNYKIVPQTQKYGEISKLQNIKIELENDTFLQMSDLNTFSIYRQRYKYISTEDVLIDNLTGEKLIPKNGFFVRPNGQEILPGFVTNVGIENFIRLFKDERVSKPFLRVFIWNVLWATLTTFINFAFGLFLALLMNDKNLEFKGIYRTLLIVPWAIPSFISLLIWVGLLNTEVGVVNRILLSIFGVKIPWFLETKWARLALFVVNLWLGYPYAMTVCLGSLQSIPEELYEAAKVDGASYFQQLKTITLPLLLTAIGPLIVGTFAFNFNNFNVIYLLTGGKPPMADISSVAGTTDILISYTYKLAFEGGRGQDYGLAATISIIVFLIVALLSLLNFWISGMFKQEVRYE
- the malE gene encoding maltose/maltodextrin ABC transporter substrate-binding protein MalE, with amino-acid sequence MKKVLILVLLLMMVFSLSKAAVPGKITIWTSEAQVKGLREFVKNFSTKYGIPVEVSEVSFSDIKPKFITSAPTGEGPDIIVGAHDWIGELAVNGLLLPIDFLPKSILDQFTPVTLQAMSYGGKLYGIPYSMEAVALIYNKNLVPNPPTTYESLVRTAKNLTKGGIYGFLYDYNNFYFSFPFFSALGGYVFKETPNGLDPLDIGLANEGAIKGVEKLVNLFKEGILKQGVDYQTTTSLFSEGKLGMMINGPWEIDNIKKANINYGVAKLPKIDGKPMRPFVGVQGFMINSRSPNIAILKTFALEVLATKELELKLFETDPRILARKDAYKVVSSNPDIKAFGASAADGIPMPNIPEMGPVWSYMGDTLTLITSGKKAPDVALKEAVAQIKDAILKARK
- a CDS encoding DUF4330 domain-containing protein, producing the protein MRLKINVFDVVVFLVILLGILGFFLVREGKTPLARVQGVEKEIEIDMIVRNLPLNDKEVIKPGDKAFIRIKNQPFAWVTVKDVKIYEKKMLIPNFNGTYTFIEDVNNPFNVDMLITFTSKGYITEDGVVLGVKVKVGMPISIESYKLDVNGVISALRY